One Nostoc punctiforme PCC 73102 DNA window includes the following coding sequences:
- a CDS encoding PAS domain-containing protein — translation MNIEKFIQRTEILHKRLADLYQTASVLPWIPTDLQPQALKELHNTLKIVQLAAQELYQQNEELLETRNWLEAERQHYQELFEFAPDAYLVTNTEGIIQEANHTAARLLNVSKHFLVGKPMMNFVPLGERQQVRCELIQLSESDRVKELLVRLQKRHSESFDAALTVKVVRNQQGKAISLRWMVRNISDRQYLESGIVKNDRDLFKDRPVHKYSKGETISLNPLVIFYVCQGLVKLNTYCETGEEVLIGLATAGMVFGSSLTSLNIYQATALSDVDLVSIYSAEIANSPTLSHILLPKMNQRLQQTESFLAISGRRRVQERLQHLLQLLKQEVGEAVPEGTRLSVRFTHEDFASACCTTRVTITRLLGKLQEEGIISFDLKKHMILKDSD, via the coding sequence GTGAACATAGAAAAATTTATCCAACGTACAGAAATATTGCACAAGCGTTTAGCAGATTTATACCAAACCGCTAGTGTATTACCTTGGATTCCAACGGATCTACAGCCGCAAGCTTTAAAGGAACTCCATAACACTTTAAAGATAGTACAGCTAGCGGCACAAGAACTGTATCAGCAAAATGAGGAACTATTAGAAACACGAAATTGGCTAGAAGCAGAACGCCAACATTATCAAGAATTATTCGAGTTTGCGCCTGATGCCTATTTAGTGACTAATACAGAAGGAATCATTCAAGAAGCTAACCATACCGCAGCGAGGTTACTCAATGTTTCAAAGCATTTTTTGGTGGGTAAACCAATGATGAACTTTGTTCCTCTAGGAGAACGTCAACAGGTTCGCTGCGAACTCATCCAATTATCTGAATCAGATAGAGTTAAAGAGTTATTGGTACGCTTGCAAAAACGTCATAGTGAGTCCTTTGATGCAGCTTTGACAGTGAAAGTTGTCCGCAATCAGCAAGGTAAGGCAATCTCTCTGCGCTGGATGGTGCGTAATATTAGTGATCGTCAGTATTTAGAATCAGGAATAGTCAAGAATGACCGCGACTTGTTCAAAGATCGCCCCGTACATAAATATTCTAAAGGAGAAACTATTTCCCTTAACCCATTAGTAATTTTTTATGTTTGTCAGGGTTTAGTTAAACTTAATACCTACTGTGAAACGGGTGAAGAAGTTTTAATAGGATTGGCAACAGCAGGAATGGTTTTTGGCTCTAGTTTAACATCTCTTAATATTTACCAAGCAACAGCCCTTTCGGATGTCGATCTGGTGTCAATTTACTCGGCAGAGATCGCAAATTCCCCAACTCTGAGCCATATCCTTTTACCAAAAATGAATCAGAGGTTACAGCAAACAGAATCTTTTCTAGCCATTTCTGGAAGGCGACGAGTACAAGAGCGCTTGCAGCATCTATTACAACTTTTGAAGCAGGAAGTTGGTGAAGCTGTGCCGGAGGGAACTCGCCTAAGTGTTCGCTTCACTCACGAAGATTTTGCTAGCGCTTGCTGTACCACTAGGGTAACAATTACACGATTGCTCGGTAAATTACAAGAAGAAGGGATAATTAGTTTTGACTTAAAAAAACACATGATATTGAAAGATTCTGATTAA
- the glpK gene encoding glycerol kinase GlpK: MHTFGNTTPSSGYILSLDLGTTGNRAFVFNADGKIVGQAYKELTQYYPQPGWLEHDAQQIWQDTCWVIETAIENARIAPSTIAALGLTVQRETCLIWDKTTGRPLHRAIVWQDRRTAPLCHQLQEQGYADEIYDRTGLIIDAYFSATKLRWLLDKFTDVNLNNVLAGTIDTWVLWNLTGGKVHATDHSNASRTMLMNLKTCEWDDNLLNLFQIPAHILPKIQPSLGVFGVTDATLLGAEIPITAILGDQQAALFGHGCDRPGLMKCTYGTGSFLVAHTGNRIVRSHHQLISTVAWTQANPRGALDVGYALEGSMFTSGACIQWLRDRLKLIKTAAESETMANQVTDNGGVYFVPAFSGLGAPYWDMSARGAFFGITASVQPEHLVRAVLEAIAYQVVEVVQAINSSSSTPVGRLTVDGGACENNFLMQFQADVLGIPVERPIMRDTTVQGAAFAAGLAIEFWESYEALVQQRQIERVFEPRSDKPLSNFDTWQKAVKRTLAWEE, from the coding sequence ATGCACACATTTGGCAACACAACTCCATCATCGGGTTACATCTTATCACTGGACTTAGGTACGACAGGCAACCGCGCCTTTGTGTTTAACGCAGACGGCAAGATTGTTGGGCAGGCATACAAAGAACTAACTCAGTATTATCCTCAACCTGGATGGTTAGAACACGATGCTCAACAAATCTGGCAAGATACGTGTTGGGTGATAGAAACCGCAATTGAAAATGCCCGCATTGCTCCATCAACGATCGCAGCATTGGGACTAACTGTACAGCGTGAAACCTGCTTGATTTGGGACAAAACTACTGGTAGACCACTCCATAGAGCGATCGTTTGGCAAGATCGCCGCACTGCTCCCCTTTGTCACCAGTTACAAGAGCAAGGCTACGCTGATGAAATTTACGATCGCACTGGATTAATCATTGATGCCTATTTCTCTGCTACCAAACTTAGGTGGCTATTAGATAAGTTTACAGACGTTAACCTAAACAATGTCTTAGCTGGCACTATTGATACCTGGGTGCTGTGGAATCTTACAGGTGGGAAAGTCCATGCTACTGACCACAGCAACGCCAGCCGAACAATGTTGATGAATCTCAAAACCTGTGAGTGGGATGATAATTTACTAAATTTGTTTCAAATTCCGGCTCATATTTTGCCCAAGATTCAGCCTAGTTTAGGAGTATTTGGAGTTACTGATGCTACTTTGTTGGGCGCTGAAATTCCGATTACTGCGATCTTGGGAGATCAACAAGCAGCTTTATTTGGTCATGGTTGCGATCGCCCCGGTTTGATGAAATGTACTTACGGAACTGGTAGCTTTTTGGTAGCTCACACAGGCAATCGAATTGTGCGCTCGCACCATCAACTTATTTCTACGGTGGCATGGACACAAGCAAATCCAAGGGGAGCATTGGATGTAGGTTATGCCTTAGAAGGTAGTATGTTTACCAGTGGAGCTTGTATTCAATGGTTGCGCGATCGCCTCAAGCTGATTAAAACTGCTGCTGAAAGTGAAACGATGGCAAATCAGGTGACAGATAATGGCGGAGTCTACTTTGTGCCTGCATTTAGTGGACTGGGGGCACCCTATTGGGATATGAGTGCTAGGGGAGCCTTTTTCGGCATTACCGCCAGTGTCCAACCAGAGCATCTAGTACGCGCCGTGTTAGAAGCGATCGCGTATCAAGTTGTGGAAGTAGTACAGGCAATTAATTCATCTAGCAGTACTCCAGTTGGTCGATTAACCGTAGATGGTGGTGCTTGCGAAAATAATTTTTTGATGCAATTCCAGGCTGATGTATTAGGTATTCCAGTTGAACGTCCGATAATGCGCGATACGACCGTTCAGGGTGCAGCATTTGCAGCAGGTTTAGCTATAGAATTTTGGGAGAGCTACGAAGCGCTGGTGCAGCAACGGCAAATTGAGCGTGTGTTTGAACCGAGGAGCGATAAGCCATTATCTAACTTTGATACTTGGCAAAAAGCAGTGAAACGCACTCTGGCTTGGGAGGAGTAA
- a CDS encoding MFS transporter: MRLEKAGFWYGIKNLPTLAVSIKMPNSKIQKDLRHNLTVNVVESAFFGLGAGFASYITIIPLFVSGFTNSALLIGLIPAIPRLGWQLPQLLTADRIARLQYYKPTVMWLTIHQKLPFLGLALVALLELKLNHQTILYLTFAILIWQGLGSGFSAPAWQSMVAKIVPSGRLGIFYGALAAAANLMSIIGALSAGLLLKQIAQPFNFVLCFLCASVAMALSWFFMSRTREPVDNSLSTIETRREFWDSLNVILRCDKNFRYFAIARMLSQLALMPLPFYTLYAVYHQGMGEASIGLITGVLMGTQTIAGLVLGWVGDRWGNKLVLEVGSVVCAFSAVLAGLATNVNCFYLVFIGAGIGMSALQNIAAVMTLEFGNQRQRPAYIGLGNTLIAPATILSPLLGGWIVDNIDYRTAFLVAAIGGLVTALVLHVGVRDPRYLEQNFSTHSVEVLPEQ; the protein is encoded by the coding sequence ATGCGGCTTGAAAAAGCCGGATTTTGGTATGGAATAAAAAACTTACCTACACTTGCAGTATCTATAAAAATGCCTAACTCTAAAATTCAAAAAGACCTTCGTCATAACTTGACCGTCAATGTTGTTGAAAGTGCATTTTTTGGTTTAGGAGCTGGTTTTGCCTCCTATATCACGATTATCCCTCTATTTGTTAGTGGTTTTACCAATTCTGCATTGCTCATCGGTCTGATCCCAGCTATTCCGCGTTTAGGTTGGCAACTACCTCAGCTATTAACAGCTGATAGAATAGCTCGATTACAGTATTACAAACCAACTGTAATGTGGTTGACAATTCACCAGAAACTTCCTTTTTTAGGATTAGCACTGGTTGCTTTGTTAGAGCTAAAACTCAATCACCAAACTATCTTATATTTGACATTCGCCATCCTCATTTGGCAGGGACTAGGTAGCGGATTTAGCGCTCCTGCTTGGCAAAGTATGGTTGCTAAAATTGTTCCATCGGGAAGGCTTGGCATTTTTTACGGTGCTTTAGCTGCGGCTGCTAATCTGATGAGTATCATTGGTGCTTTGAGTGCTGGTTTACTGCTCAAGCAAATTGCCCAGCCATTTAACTTTGTTCTCTGTTTTTTGTGTGCCAGCGTTGCGATGGCTCTATCTTGGTTTTTTATGTCTAGGACGCGAGAGCCAGTAGACAACTCATTATCGACCATTGAAACTAGACGTGAATTTTGGGACAGTCTTAATGTGATTCTCCGGTGCGATAAGAATTTTCGTTACTTTGCGATCGCACGTATGCTTTCACAATTAGCCCTAATGCCACTTCCCTTCTATACACTCTATGCCGTATACCATCAAGGCATGGGAGAAGCATCTATTGGGTTAATTACTGGTGTGCTGATGGGAACGCAAACTATTGCTGGATTGGTTTTGGGTTGGGTAGGCGATCGCTGGGGTAACAAGTTGGTCTTGGAAGTTGGTTCTGTTGTTTGTGCTTTCAGTGCGGTTCTAGCTGGGCTAGCAACAAATGTAAACTGTTTTTACTTGGTATTTATAGGAGCGGGAATAGGTATGAGCGCTCTGCAAAATATTGCTGCGGTAATGACCTTAGAGTTTGGTAATCAGCGCCAACGACCAGCCTATATTGGTCTTGGTAATACCCTTATTGCCCCTGCCACAATCCTTTCTCCCCTTTTAGGTGGATGGATAGTGGATAATATTGACTATAGAACTGCCTTCTTGGTGGCAGCTATAGGTGGATTAGTTACAGCACTAGTTTTGCACGTAGGAGTGCGCGATCCACGTTATCTGGAACAAAATTTTAGTACCCATTCAGTTGAAGTTTTGCCTGAACAGTAA
- a CDS encoding ISAzo13-like element ISNpu10 family transposase (programmed frameshift), protein MSDKQVVESIQDKYDSLSPYLNEKTRRIWAAIEARSLGWGGVSQVALATGLSRTTIHAGIRLLLDASGEKTSNDDSNRIRSSGAGRKLLEEKDAMLLSDLESLIEPVTLGDPESPLKWTSKSVVKLAAALNIGGHRTSPKSVYNLLESLGYSLQSNRKTRDGSSHPDRDDQFLHISNQVLHFQSQNEPVIQLIYKKKELIGDFKNSGTEWCEKEQPIEVKMHDFVDPKLGKAIPYGIYDLTSNQGWVNVGIDHDTAEFAVESIRHWWYSMGKQVYPSSEHIMITADCGGSNSYRSRLWKLKLQELATDTGKTIHVCHFPPGTSKWNKIEHRLFCHITQNWRGRPLTSLQVVINLIRNTTTTQGLEVEARLDPNLYKTGIKVTDQELDTIAIERNSFHGEWNYIIKPKVVS, encoded by the exons ATGTCTGATAAGCAGGTAGTAGAAAGCATTCAAGACAAGTACGATTCGTTATCGCCTTATTTGAATGAGAAAACACGGCGTATTTGGGCAGCAATTGAAGCCCGAAGCCTGGGCTGGGGAGGCGTGAGTCAGGTTGCGCTCGCAACTGGACTATCCCGGACTACAATCCATGCTGGGATACGGTTATTGTTAGACGCTTCGGGGGAAAAAACCTCGAATGATGATAGTAATCGAATTCGTTCGTCAGGTGCTGGACGTAAACTACTTGAAGAAAAAGACGCAATGCTGCTATCAGATTTAGAATCGCTGATTGAACCAGTGACACTGGGAGACCCAGAATCTCCTCTAAAATGGACTTCTAAAAGTGTTGTGAAACTGGCTGCGGCATTAAACATTGGGGGACATAGGACTAGTCCTAAAAGTGTTTATAACTTACTTGAATCGCTTGGCTACAGCTTACAATCAAATCGTAAAACCCGTGATGGCTCATCTCATCCAGATAGAGATGATCAGTTTTTACATATTTCCAACCAAGTCTTGCACTTTCAATCCCAGAACGAACCCGTAATTCAGTTGAT ATACAAAAAAAAAGAATTAATTGGAGATTTTAAAAATTCTGGAACCGAGTGGTGTGAAAAGGAACAGCCAATTGAGGTGAAAATGCATGATTTTGTTGACCCCAAGTTGGGCAAGGCAATTCCCTACGGAATTTATGACTTAACCTCAAATCAAGGATGGGTAAATGTTGGCATTGACCACGATACCGCAGAGTTTGCAGTCGAGTCTATTCGTCATTGGTGGTACTCAATGGGTAAACAAGTTTATCCCAGCAGTGAGCATATAATGATTACGGCTGATTGCGGTGGTAGCAATAGTTATCGCTCACGATTGTGGAAATTGAAGTTACAAGAATTAGCAACTGATACTGGTAAAACTATTCATGTGTGTCATTTTCCTCCAGGCACAAGTAAATGGAATAAGATTGAGCATCGCTTGTTTTGTCACATTACCCAAAACTGGCGAGGCAGACCATTAACTAGCTTGCAAGTTGTGATTAATCTAATTCGCAATACTACCACCACACAAGGATTAGAAGTTGAAGCTAGATTAGATCCAAATCTCTACAAAACGGGAATCAAGGTTACAGACCAAGAGCTTGATACTATCGCAATCGAACGAAATTCTTTTCATGGTGAGTGGAACTATATTATCAAACCCAAAGTAGTCAGTTAA